A part of Rhodamnia argentea isolate NSW1041297 chromosome 8, ASM2092103v1, whole genome shotgun sequence genomic DNA contains:
- the LOC115736735 gene encoding mitogen-activated protein kinase homolog NTF6-like → MEKEDAAAKPNGGGGGRYVQYNVLGNLFQVPSKYVPPVQPVGRGAYGVVCCATDAETKEEVAIKKIGNAFDNRIDAKRTLREIKLLCHMDHDNIIKIKDIIRPPNRESFNDVYIVYELMDTDLHQIIRSSQALTDDHCQYFLYQLLRGLKYVHSANVLHRDLKPSNLLLNANCDLKICDFGLARTTSETDFMTEYVVTRWYRAPELLLNCSEYTAAIDVWSVGCILMEIVTRETLFPGKDYVQQLGLITELLGSPDDSDLGFLRSDNARKYVKQLPYVSKRSFSQKFPKVSPLAIDLAEKMLVFDPSKRITVEEALNHPYLSSLHEINEEPTCLSPFVFDFEHASLNEEDVKELIWLESLNFNPDEKSE, encoded by the exons ATGGAGAAGGAGGACGCGGCCGCGAAGCccaacggcggcggcggcgggcggtaCGTGCAGTACAACGTCCTCGGCAACCTCTTCCAAGTGCCTTCCAAGTACGTCCCTCCGGTTCAGCCCGTCGGTCGCGGCGCGTACGGCGTCGTCTG CTGCGCGACGGATGCGGAGACGAAGGAAGAAGTCGCGATCAAGAAGATTGGTAATGCTTTCgataataggatcgatgcgaaGAGGACGCTTCGGGAGATCAAGCTCCTTTGCCACATGGACCATGACAAT ataatcaaaatcaaagacATCATCAGGCCCCCGAACAGAGAAAGCTTTAATGACGTTTATATTGTGTACGAGCTAATGGATACCGATCTGCATCAGATCATCAGGTCAAGTCAGGCCTTGACGGATGATCACTGTCAG TATTTCCTCTATCAGTTGTTGCGGGGACTGAAGTACGTGCACTCTGCCAATGTTCTGCACCGCGATTTGAAACCAAGCAACCTGCTTCTTAATGCAAATTGTGATCTCAAGATCTGTGATTTTGGCCTCGCAAGAACCACTTCAGAGACTGATTTCATGACTGAATACGTGGTAACCAGATGGTACAGAGCTCCTGAATTGCTTCTTAACTGCTCAGAGTATACTGCAGCCATCGATGTTTGGTCTGTGGGTTGCATCCTCATGGAAATCGTTACTAGGGAGACACTTTTTCCTGGCAAAGATTATGTTCAACAGTTGGGGCTTATAACTGAG CTTTTAGGATCCCCAGATGATTCGGATCTCGGATTTCTGAGGAGCGATAATGCTCGCAAGTACGTGAAGCAACTTCCATATGTCTCAAAGAGGTCCTTTTCCCAGAAGTTTCCGAAAGTTTCCCCCTTGGCCATAGATCTTGCAGAGAAAATGCTGGTATTCGATCCTAGCAAGCGCATAACAG TCGAGGAAGCTTTGAACCATCCATACCTCTCAAGCCTCCATGAGATCAACGAGGAGCCCACTTGCTTGTCCCCCTTCGTCTTCGATTTTGAACATGCATCCTTGAATGAGGAAGATGTCAAGGAGCTTATATGGTTGGAGTCTTTGAATTTCAACCCAGACGAGAAGTCGGAATGA